The Sesamum indicum cultivar Zhongzhi No. 13 linkage group LG6, S_indicum_v1.0, whole genome shotgun sequence genome has a segment encoding these proteins:
- the LOC105163064 gene encoding transcription initiation factor TFIID subunit 13: MNNTTAGSSSKVRPGSSQPSETSLKRKRGMFQKDLQHMMYGFGDDQNPLPETVALAEDIVVEYVTDMVHKAQDIASKRGKLLTEDFLFLIRKDLPKLNRCTELLSMNEELKQARKAFEVDEEKLASID; this comes from the exons ATGAATAATACCACAGCAGGATCTTCCTCAAAAGTAAGACCAGGCTCATCCCAACCTTCAGAAACCTCCTTAAAGCGTAAACGTGGAATGTTTCAGAAGGATT TGCAGCATATGATGTATGGATTCGGGGATGATCAAAAT CCACTTCCAGAGACTGTTGCGCTGGCTGAGGATATTGTTGTGGAGTATGTCACTGATATG GTCCACAAAGCTCAAGATATTGCATCCAAGAGAGGAAAGCTTTTGACAGAGgattttctctttctaatCCGGAAG GATTTGCCAAAACTTAATCGATGTACAGAGTTGTTATCGATGAATGAAGAGCTGAAACAAGCCAGGAAGGCTTTCGAGGTTGATGAAGAGAAACTGGCATCAATTGACTGA
- the LOC105163066 gene encoding dnaJ protein ERDJ3B — protein MAHRRSKLLLFFCFVSYCLFAFAAKSYYDILQVPRGASDEQIKRAYRKLALKYHPDKNQGNEEANKKFAEINNAYEVLSDSEKRGIYDRYGEDGLKQHAANGGRGGGGMNIQDIFSSFFGGGPMEEEERVVKGDDVIVELDATLEDLYMGGSLKVWRVKNVIKPAPGKRRCNCRNEVYHKQIGPGMFQQMTEQVCEQCPNVKYEREGDFITVDIEKGMQDGQEVVFYEDGEPIVDGEAGDLKFRIRTAPHDRFRRDGNDLHTTVTITLVQALVGFEKTIKHLDEHLVDISSKGITKPKEVRKFVGEGMPLHFSNKKGDLYVTFEVLFPTSLTEDQKTKIKGILG, from the exons ATGGCGCATcgaagatcaaaattattactgtttttctgttttgtaTCCTACTGTCTGTTCGCCTTTGCTGC GAAGAGTTATTATGACATTCTCCAAGTGCCAAGAGGCGCTTCGGATGAGCAAATAAAGCGTGCCTATCGGAAGCTTGCATTGAAATATCATCCAGATAAAAATCAAGGAAATGAAGAGGCGAACAAGAAATTCGCAGAGATTAACAATG CTTACGAAGTTCTGTCAGATAGTGAAAAGAGAGGTATATATGATAGATATGGTGAGGATGGTCTTAAGCAGCATGCGGCTAATGGAGGTAGAGGTGGAGGCGGTATGAATATCCAAGACATTTTCAGCTC TTTCTTTGGCGGAGGTcccatggaagaagaagagagggtTGTTAAAGGTGATGATGTGATTGTTGAATTGGATGCGACACTTGAAGATCTGTACATGGGCGGCAGTTTAAAG GTTTGGAGggtgaaaaatgtaataaaaccAGCTCCAGGGAAGAGGCGCTGCAACTGTAGAAATGAGGTTTATCACAAGCAAATTGGACCAGGGATGTTTCAGCAGATGACAGAGCAG GTGTGTGAACAGTGCCCAAATGTGAAGTATGAAAGGGAGGGCGATTTCATCACTGTGGATATTGAGAAAGGAATGCAGGATGGGCAA GAAGTGGTATTCTATGAAGATGGTGAGCCAATAGTAGATGGTGAAGCTGGAGATCTTAAG TTTCGCATACGTACTGCACCTCATGATCGCTTCAGGAGGGACGGCAATGATCTGCACACAACAGTTACTATTACTTTG GTTCAAGCTCTTGTTGGTTTTGAGAAGACCATTAAACACCTTGATGAGCATTTGGTGGATATCAGCTCCAAG gGTATCACAAAGCCCAAGGAAGTCAGGAAATTTGTCGGCGAAGGTATGCCATTACATTTTAGTAACAAGAAGGGGGATTTATATGTCACGTTTGAGGTTCTTTTCCCAACCTCATTAACAGAGGACCAAAAGACAAAGATAAAGGGAATTCTAGGTTAG
- the LOC105163068 gene encoding uncharacterized protein LOC105163068, with amino-acid sequence MKSRLAASMYPLYADTCRRYTRNAISSRSVVPHRQINSSSRSVHSSAVEDKDFEELGPEISDCSTKQIKLVTEKPDHLLKSNPSRREFAGRAPSSDTTPRIKDIVANIGRASPTSTSKLGGHSHSSTVPDDTKKVSDIETPNYVSIKNIGSTVGLSELVEAISVFGKVSGASFVTAPNGVRCCKIEFEDVDSSRRAISVGKIEVGSHVFPVHAFDAVDVAAIRIKNINEETSDYKIHFRCKSVGDFVGLARRGKDVVDAFYIVRNEKIHLDKLQRLDNSVVDYNRWSAHLLTDKSKSSEVSEHEEARQKLGLQIFECFAKLRRELSMKKVYLEDLEDLHASIVHIERRPPAPDLSSNK; translated from the exons ATGAAGTCCAGACTCGCAGCTTCCATGTATCCATTATATGCTG ATACATGTAGGAGATACACACGCAATGCAATTTCATCAAGATCAGTCGTCCCTCATCGCCAAATTAACAGCTCAAGTAGGTCGGTGCACTCTTCTGCGGTTGAGGATAAGGATTTCGAGGAGTTAGGTCCAGAAATATCAGATTGCTCTACGAAGCAGATAAAACTGGTTACTGAGAAACCCGATCATCTTCTG AAATCGAATCCCTCTAGAAGAGAATTTGCTGGCAGGGCCCCTTCTTCAGATACCACGCCAAGGATAAAAGACATTGTTGCAAATATTGGTAGAGCTTCTCCAACTTCAACTTCAAAGCTTGGCGGCCATAGTCATTCTTCTACAGTTCCTGATGACACTAAAAAAGTCTCCGATATCGAAACACCAAACTATGTCTCTATTAAGAATATAGGCTCGACGGTGGGTCTCTCTGAGCTTGTGGAAGCTATTTCAGTATTTGGAAAGGTCTCTGGTGCTTCATTTGTAACTGCACCTAATGGAGTTAGGTGTTGCAAGATCGAGTTTGAG GACGTAGACTCGAGCAGAAGAGCAATTTCAGTTGGTAAAATTGAAGTGGGAAGTCATGTGTTTCCAGTTCATGCTTTTGATGCTGTAGATGTAGCTGCGATTAGGATCAAGAACATAAACGAAGAGACTAGTgattataaaatacatttcaGATGTAAGTCTGTTGGTGACTTTGTGGGATTAGCAAGGAGAGGCAAGGATGTTGTGGACGCCTTCTATATCGTACGGAATGAGAAAATCCATCTGGACAAACTTCAAAG ATTAGACAATTCAGTAGTTGATTACAACCGCTGGTCAGCTCATTTACTCACAGACAAATCTAAGTCCTCAGAAGTATCCGAACATGAGGAAGCCAGACAGAAGCTGGGCTTGCAGATTTTTGAGTGCTTTGCCAAGCTGAGAAGGGAACTCAGCATGAAAAAAGTTTACTTGGAGGATCTAGAGGATTTGCATGCGAGTATAGTGCACATAGAACGCCGGCCTCCAGCTCCTGATCTTTCAAGTAACAAGTGA
- the LOC105163067 gene encoding uncharacterized protein LOC105163067 isoform X1, producing MGSEGNAAASSSSSSPTATTAGVASPSIKRGRDPEDEVYVDNLHSHKRYLSEIMASSLNGLTVGDPLSENLMDSPLRSESIPYLRDEISVQYSPMSEDSDDSRYYESSTNTCSSQPESAPTSPVSPYRCQKPLSGFVSGPPTTSYPSPSGIASPSASPQPRQRGSDTEGRFPSSPSDICHSADLRRAALLRSVQMRAQPVGSSNFELPLSPGQESGNNIESEERPCSYMKLDVDERGYQIAECENEDKSSEISLCPCCKDVLLDGFSLDCWLFEKVLAHWH from the exons ATGGGCTCGGAAGGTAACGCCGccgcttcttcttcttcttcctctccgACGGCGACAACGGCGGGGGTGGCGTCGCCGAGTATTAAACGAGGTAGGGATCCCGAGGATGAGGTTTATGTCGATAATCTTCACTCGCACAAGCGTTATCTTAGCGAG ATTATGGCTTCAAGTCTGAATGGACTAACGGTTGGAGATCCCTTGTCAGAAAATCTTATGGATTCTCCTTTAAGGTCTGAAAGCATTCCCTATCTTAG GGATGAAATATCTGTACAGTATTCACCAATGTCAGAAGACTCAGATGACTCAAGATATTATGAGAGTTCCACAAATACATGTTCTTCCCAGCCTGAGAGTGCTCCCACTAGTCCAGTATCTCCTTACAGGTGCCAGAAACCGCTAAGTGGATTTGTGTCTGGGCCTCCTACCACATCTTATCCTTCACCCAGCGGTATTGCTTCTCCTTCAGCATCACCACAGCCTCGTCAGCGTGGCTCTGATACTGAGGGTCGATTCCCATCATCGCCTAGTGATATATGCCACTCAGCTGACTTAAGAAGGGCTGCACTTTTACGATCTGTGCAGATGCGGGCACAACCTGTTGGGTCATCCAATTTTGAATTGCCACTTAGTCCAGGACAAGAATCTGGGAATAATATAGAATCTGAGGAGCGGCCATGTTCGTATATGAAGCTGGACGTTGATGAGAGGGGCTATCAGATTGCTGAATGTGAAAACGAGGATAAATCTTCAG aaattagcCTGTGCCCTTGCTGCAAGGATGTTTTGCTGGATGGGTTCTCTTTGGACTGTTGGCTGTTTGAAAAGGTGTTGGCACATTGGCACTGA
- the LOC105163067 gene encoding uncharacterized protein LOC105163067 isoform X2: MGSEGNAAASSSSSSPTATTAGVASPSIKRGRDPEDEVYVDNLHSHKRYLSEIMASSLNGLTVGDPLSENLMDSPLRDEISVQYSPMSEDSDDSRYYESSTNTCSSQPESAPTSPVSPYRCQKPLSGFVSGPPTTSYPSPSGIASPSASPQPRQRGSDTEGRFPSSPSDICHSADLRRAALLRSVQMRAQPVGSSNFELPLSPGQESGNNIESEERPCSYMKLDVDERGYQIAECENEDKSSEISLCPCCKDVLLDGFSLDCWLFEKVLAHWH, translated from the exons ATGGGCTCGGAAGGTAACGCCGccgcttcttcttcttcttcctctccgACGGCGACAACGGCGGGGGTGGCGTCGCCGAGTATTAAACGAGGTAGGGATCCCGAGGATGAGGTTTATGTCGATAATCTTCACTCGCACAAGCGTTATCTTAGCGAG ATTATGGCTTCAAGTCTGAATGGACTAACGGTTGGAGATCCCTTGTCAGAAAATCTTATGGATTCTCCTTTAAG GGATGAAATATCTGTACAGTATTCACCAATGTCAGAAGACTCAGATGACTCAAGATATTATGAGAGTTCCACAAATACATGTTCTTCCCAGCCTGAGAGTGCTCCCACTAGTCCAGTATCTCCTTACAGGTGCCAGAAACCGCTAAGTGGATTTGTGTCTGGGCCTCCTACCACATCTTATCCTTCACCCAGCGGTATTGCTTCTCCTTCAGCATCACCACAGCCTCGTCAGCGTGGCTCTGATACTGAGGGTCGATTCCCATCATCGCCTAGTGATATATGCCACTCAGCTGACTTAAGAAGGGCTGCACTTTTACGATCTGTGCAGATGCGGGCACAACCTGTTGGGTCATCCAATTTTGAATTGCCACTTAGTCCAGGACAAGAATCTGGGAATAATATAGAATCTGAGGAGCGGCCATGTTCGTATATGAAGCTGGACGTTGATGAGAGGGGCTATCAGATTGCTGAATGTGAAAACGAGGATAAATCTTCAG aaattagcCTGTGCCCTTGCTGCAAGGATGTTTTGCTGGATGGGTTCTCTTTGGACTGTTGGCTGTTTGAAAAGGTGTTGGCACATTGGCACTGA
- the LOC105163069 gene encoding uncharacterized protein LOC105163069 translates to MLLSTPNTAGISISSAEEPPRFSEDIDSTCSTPFVSAPSSPGHAPSGYFFSAPASPMHFILSSEKTKASSTDHEPVFLSSGSGSFEFEFSSRFSPNGSGGIASMTSADELFFNGQIRPMKLSSHLQRPQEVVASFGDLYAEETTSARGRDLRMRGTKYSHRKARSMSPLRAAVQYEWQGLGAIAADQENEAKENESSETTPSCSASSSRSSSSGRNSKKWIFLKDLLNRSKSEGRANNKERFWSAISFSSPKEKKTSPSSPVLSPSSSRDEKKGKTETKKGRKTPAAGKPANGVWKRRVPAPSAHELHYTANRAQAEEMKKKTFLPYRQGLLGCLGFSSKSYGAFSGFTRNLNPISST, encoded by the coding sequence ATGCTTCTCTCCACCCCTAACACCGCCGGGATTTCCATTTCCTCCGCTGAGGAGCCGCCTCGCTTCAGCGAAGACATTGACAGCACTTGCTCTACCCCTTTTGTCAGTGCCCCCTCAAGCCCAGGCCATGCTCCCTCCGGTTACTTCTTCAGTGCTCCAGCAAGCCCAATGCATTTCATTCTTTCCAGTGAGAAAACTAAAGCGTCGTCAACCGATCATGAACCCGTGTTTCTATCCTCGGGTTCGGGTTCGTTTGAGTTCGAGTTTTCTTCCCGGTTTTCACCTAATGGGTCGGGTGGAATCGCGTCAATGACTTCAGCTGATGAGCTGTTCTTCAACGGTCAGATCCGACCCATGAAGCTGTCGTCTCACTTGCAGAGGCCCCAGGAAGTTGTTGCCTCGTTTGGAGATCTGTATGCGGAGGAGACCACGAGTGCCAGAGGCAGAGATCTGAGGATGCGCGGTACTAAGTACTCGCACAGAAAAGCCAGATCCATGTCGCCGTTGCGTGCCGCCGTGCAGTACGAATGGCAAGGTTTAGGAGCCATCGCTGCGGACCAAGAGAATGAAGCGAAAGAAAACGAATCAAGCGAAACGACGCCGTCATGCTCGGCGTCGTCATCACGGTCGTCGTCATCAGGAAGAAACTCGAAGAAATGGATATTTCTAAAGGATCTCCTCAACAGAAGCAAAAGCGAGGGAAGAGCCAACAACAAGGAGAGGTTCTGGTCGGCGATCTCATTCTCTTCGCCCAAGGAGAAGAAAACGTCGCCCTCGTCGCCGGTCCTATCTCCCTCATCCTCCCGTGAcgagaagaaaggaaaaaccGAGACGAAGAAAGGAAGGAAAACTCCGGCGGCCGGAAAACCAGCGAACGGCGTGTGGAAACGGCGGGTTCCTGCACCATCGGCTCACGAGCTGCATTACACAGCAAACAGAGCTCAAGCGGaggagatgaagaagaaaacattTCTGCCATACAGGCAGGGGCTACTGGGGTGCCTGGGGTTCAGTTCCAAGAGCTATGGCGCTTTCAGTGGATTCACTAGAAATCTGAACCCCATTTCCTCAACGTGA